From the genome of Streptomyces sp. NBC_01260, one region includes:
- a CDS encoding putative leader peptide: MRLCLRTTERRPDGDREREGGADPGVRRARRVEVEQVRMRAVTRRRAVNTAMPSRPRLYSRQHIDLLRVAGALCRS, encoded by the coding sequence GTGCGGTTGTGCCTGAGGACGACCGAGCGGCGCCCCGACGGGGACCGCGAGCGCGAGGGCGGTGCGGACCCCGGGGTCCGCCGTGCACGAAGGGTGGAGGTGGAGCAGGTGCGGATGCGTGCCGTGACCCGCCGCCGCGCCGTGAACACCGCCATGCCCAGCCGCCCCCGCCTGTACTCCCGGCAGCACATCGATCTCCTGCGCGTCGCCGGCGCGCTCTGTCGCTCCTGA
- a CDS encoding LLM class flavin-dependent oxidoreductase, producing the protein MSSSPSPLHLAVALDGAGWHPAAWREPVSRPRELLTAAYWTDLVTEAERGLLDFVTIEDGLGLQSSSHTEPDGRTDQVRGRLDAVLIAARVAPLTRHIGVVPTVVATHTEPFHLSKAIATLDYVSSGRAGLRVQVTARRNEAAHFGRRTFPPLRVEDYETPAGQELLTGLFDEAADYVEVVRRLWDSWEDDAEIRDVATGRFIDRAKLHYIDFEGAHFRVKGPSITPRPPQGQPIVSALAHATVPYRLVARSADIGYVTPHDADRARAIVEEIRTEQTAAGRADETLHVFGDLVVFLDDDPAGAGARRERLDSLAGHPYTSDARIFTGTPSGLADLLQEQAAAGLTGFRLRPAVAGHDLPAITQGLVPELQRRNAFRRAYEADTLRGLLGLARPANRYAAATA; encoded by the coding sequence GTGTCGTCGTCACCCTCCCCTCTGCATCTCGCCGTGGCCCTGGACGGAGCGGGCTGGCACCCGGCCGCCTGGCGCGAACCCGTCTCCCGCCCCCGTGAACTGCTCACGGCCGCCTACTGGACCGACCTGGTCACGGAGGCCGAACGCGGACTGCTCGACTTCGTGACCATCGAGGACGGGCTCGGCCTCCAGTCCTCGTCCCACACCGAGCCCGACGGGCGCACCGACCAGGTCCGCGGCCGGCTGGACGCCGTCCTCATCGCCGCCCGGGTCGCCCCGCTGACCCGGCACATAGGCGTGGTGCCGACGGTGGTGGCCACCCATACGGAGCCGTTCCACCTGTCCAAGGCCATCGCCACCCTCGACTACGTGAGCAGCGGTCGCGCGGGCCTGCGGGTGCAGGTCACGGCTCGTCGAAACGAGGCCGCGCACTTCGGGCGCCGTACGTTCCCGCCGTTGCGCGTCGAGGACTACGAAACACCCGCCGGGCAGGAGCTGCTGACCGGCCTGTTCGACGAGGCCGCCGACTACGTCGAGGTCGTGCGACGGCTCTGGGACAGCTGGGAGGACGACGCCGAAATCCGGGACGTCGCCACCGGACGCTTCATCGACCGCGCGAAACTGCACTACATCGATTTCGAGGGCGCGCACTTCCGGGTGAAAGGCCCCTCGATCACGCCCCGGCCGCCCCAGGGCCAGCCGATCGTCAGCGCGCTGGCCCACGCGACCGTCCCCTACCGGCTGGTGGCCCGCTCCGCCGACATCGGCTACGTCACCCCGCACGACGCCGACCGGGCCCGTGCGATCGTCGAGGAGATCCGCACCGAACAGACAGCGGCCGGTCGCGCCGACGAGACCCTGCACGTCTTCGGCGACCTGGTGGTCTTCCTGGACGACGACCCCGCCGGGGCCGGGGCCCGCCGGGAGCGGCTGGACAGCCTCGCCGGACACCCGTACACCAGCGACGCCCGGATCTTCACCGGAACGCCCAGCGGGCTCGCCGATCTGCTCCAGGAGCAGGCGGCGGCCGGACTGACCGGCTTCCGGCTGCGTCCCGCCGTGGCCGGCCACGACCTCCCGGCGATCACCCAGGGCCTGGTCCCCGAACTCCAGCGCCGGAACGCCTTCCGGCGGGCGTACGAGGCCGACACCCTGCGCGGGCTGCTCGGTCTCGCGCGCCCCGCCAACCGCTACGCCGCCGCGACCGCCTGA
- a CDS encoding NtaA/DmoA family FMN-dependent monooxygenase (This protein belongs to a clade of FMN-dependent monooxygenases, within a broader family of flavin-dependent oxidoreductases, the luciferase-like monooxygenase (LMM) family, some of whose members use coenzyme F420 rather than FMN.): MSKPLKQIHLAAHFPGVNNTTVWSDPEAGSHIEFSSFAHFARTSERAKFDFLFLAEGLRLREQGGHIYDLDVVGRPDTFTVLAALAAVTKHLGLTGTINSTFNEPYEVARQFAGLDHLSGGRAAWNVVTSWDAFTGENFRRGGFLPQSERYSRAKEFLSATNELFDSWNGDEIVADRQTGTFLSDAKAGAFVHQGRHFDIEGQFNVPRSPQGRPVIFQAGDSEEGRDFAASSADAIFSRYATLKEGQAFYTDVKGRLGRYGRRPDQLLILPAATFVLGDTDTDAEERARGIRRRQVSGATAIKHLEFVWNRDLSAYDPDGPLPDIDPDLGEHTIARGRAQVRMYRDPLATAREWRERAAANKWSIRDLVIETGNRQSFVGTPATVAATINEFVQADASDGFILAPHITPGGLDDFADKVVPLLQERGVYRTEYEGTTLRDHLGLAHPDDARAEREAS; the protein is encoded by the coding sequence ATGAGCAAGCCACTCAAGCAGATCCATCTCGCGGCCCACTTCCCCGGAGTCAACAACACCACCGTGTGGAGCGACCCCGAGGCCGGCAGCCACATCGAGTTCAGCTCCTTCGCGCACTTCGCCAGGACCTCCGAGCGTGCGAAGTTCGACTTCCTGTTCCTCGCCGAGGGGCTGCGGCTGCGCGAACAGGGCGGCCACATCTACGACCTGGACGTCGTGGGCCGCCCGGACACCTTCACCGTCCTCGCCGCCCTCGCCGCCGTCACCAAGCACCTGGGCCTGACCGGCACCATCAACTCGACCTTCAACGAGCCCTATGAGGTGGCCCGCCAGTTCGCCGGCCTCGACCACCTCTCGGGCGGACGTGCCGCCTGGAACGTGGTCACCTCCTGGGACGCCTTCACCGGCGAGAACTTCCGCCGCGGCGGCTTCCTCCCGCAGAGCGAGCGCTACTCCAGGGCCAAGGAGTTCCTGTCCGCCACGAACGAACTCTTCGACTCCTGGAACGGGGACGAGATCGTCGCCGACCGGCAGACGGGCACCTTCCTGAGCGACGCGAAGGCCGGAGCCTTCGTGCACCAGGGCCGGCACTTCGACATCGAGGGACAGTTCAACGTCCCGCGCTCCCCGCAGGGAAGGCCGGTGATCTTCCAGGCGGGCGACTCCGAAGAGGGCCGTGACTTCGCCGCGTCGAGCGCGGACGCGATCTTCAGCCGGTACGCCACCCTCAAGGAGGGACAGGCTTTCTACACGGACGTCAAGGGCCGCCTCGGCCGCTACGGCCGCCGGCCCGACCAGCTGCTGATCCTGCCGGCGGCCACCTTCGTCCTCGGCGACACCGACACCGATGCGGAGGAACGGGCCCGCGGGATACGCCGCCGTCAGGTCAGCGGCGCCACCGCGATCAAGCACCTGGAGTTCGTCTGGAACCGGGACCTGTCCGCGTACGACCCGGACGGCCCCCTCCCCGACATCGACCCCGACCTCGGCGAGCACACCATCGCCCGCGGCCGCGCCCAGGTACGGATGTACCGTGATCCGCTGGCCACCGCCCGCGAATGGCGGGAGCGCGCCGCCGCCAACAAGTGGTCCATCCGCGACCTGGTCATCGAGACCGGAAACCGTCAGTCCTTCGTCGGCACCCCGGCCACCGTCGCCGCCACGATCAACGAATTCGTCCAGGCCGACGCGAGCGACGGCTTCATCCTCGCCCCGCACATCACGCCAGGTGGCCTCGACGACTTCGCCGACAAGGTCGTCCCGCTGCTCCAGGAACGAGGCGTGTACCGCACGGAGTACGAGGGCACCACCCTGCGCGACCATCTCGGCCTGGCCCACCCCGACGATGCGCGCGCAGAGCGTGAGGCGTCATGA
- a CDS encoding LLM class flavin-dependent oxidoreductase yields the protein MKFLAITLIVHGPHPVTGVRKPTNDRFREVVDNALLAEELGFDGFGVGERHELPFISSSPPVVLSHIAALTSRIRLFTAVTTLSLLDPVRAYEDYATLDHLSGGRLELIIGKGNGTAQRDLFQVTPDDQWDRNAESYEVFRRIWRQGKVTAATRFRPELKDAEVWPRPLQQPIRVWHGSATSRESVDLAARYGDPLFSANVTNPIEPYAELIRYYRERWEHHGHDPAGIAVGAGTAGLCAARTSQEALAAYRPAYEGNLAFQKRLGLEPVFATLEDFAERSSALIGSPQQIIEKVHRYHEQFGHTVLHLQADAGGLTDRRHRDSLALFQSDVAPVLRREIPDPPFAWGPAPVEPTSTPASASVPAGH from the coding sequence ATGAAGTTCCTCGCCATCACGCTGATCGTGCACGGCCCGCACCCCGTGACGGGTGTACGGAAGCCGACCAACGACCGCTTCCGTGAAGTGGTCGACAACGCGCTCCTCGCCGAGGAGCTGGGCTTCGACGGCTTCGGCGTGGGGGAGCGGCACGAGCTGCCCTTCATCTCCTCCTCACCACCGGTCGTACTCAGCCACATCGCCGCCCTCACCTCCCGGATCCGGCTGTTCACGGCCGTCACCACGCTCAGCCTCCTCGACCCGGTGCGAGCGTACGAGGACTACGCGACTCTGGACCACCTCTCCGGCGGACGGCTGGAACTCATCATCGGCAAGGGAAACGGCACCGCCCAGCGGGATCTTTTCCAGGTCACGCCCGACGACCAGTGGGACCGCAACGCCGAGAGCTACGAGGTGTTCCGCCGGATCTGGCGCCAGGGCAAGGTCACCGCCGCGACCCGCTTCCGTCCGGAACTCAAGGACGCGGAGGTGTGGCCCCGACCCCTCCAGCAGCCGATCCGGGTCTGGCACGGCAGTGCGACCAGCAGGGAGTCGGTCGATCTGGCCGCCCGCTACGGCGACCCGCTCTTCTCCGCCAACGTCACCAACCCCATAGAGCCCTACGCGGAGTTGATCCGCTACTACCGCGAGCGCTGGGAGCACCACGGCCACGATCCGGCCGGCATCGCGGTGGGCGCGGGAACAGCGGGCCTCTGTGCGGCCCGGACCTCCCAGGAGGCGCTCGCCGCCTACCGGCCCGCGTACGAGGGCAACCTGGCGTTCCAGAAACGGCTGGGCCTGGAACCCGTGTTCGCGACCCTGGAGGACTTCGCCGAGCGCAGCTCGGCACTCATCGGCAGTCCGCAGCAGATCATCGAGAAGGTTCACCGCTACCACGAGCAGTTCGGGCACACCGTCCTCCATCTGCAGGCGGACGCGGGCGGACTGACCGACCGCCGGCACCGGGACTCGCTCGCACTCTTCCAGTCCGACGTAGCGCCCGTGCTGCGCCGGGAGATCCCCGACCCCCCGTTCGCCTGGGGCCCGGCCCCTGTGGAGCCCACATCCACACCAGCATCCGCATCCGTGCCGGCCGGCCACTAG
- a CDS encoding LLM class flavin-dependent oxidoreductase, giving the protein MSDIPLGVLDLVPVPSGSTATEALRNSIDLARQAESFGYARYWFAEHHLNPGVAGTSPAVLLALTASATSDIRLGAGAVQLGHRTALSTVEEFGLIDALHPGRLDLGLGRSGGRPPAAAVTRPLSATPVVDGRAPNGLRVPGRFSFEHLLGSPRVALQRRLLQQPHAESQDYGEQIDDILALLAGTYRSADGIEAHAVPGEGADVELWILGSSGGESARAAGRGGLRFAANYHVSPATVLEAVEGYRAAFLPSDVLDKPYVSVSADVVVAEDDETARELATGYGPWVRSIRSAEGAIEFPTPDEARAHVWSDADRALVQDRLDTQFVGSPGRVADELTRLQEATGADELLITTITHGHADRVRSYELLAAEWRGR; this is encoded by the coding sequence ATGTCCGACATCCCTCTCGGGGTCCTCGATCTGGTCCCGGTCCCGTCCGGTTCCACCGCCACCGAGGCGTTGCGCAACTCCATCGACCTGGCCCGGCAGGCCGAGAGCTTCGGCTACGCCCGCTACTGGTTCGCCGAGCACCACCTCAACCCGGGCGTGGCCGGTACCTCGCCCGCGGTCCTCCTCGCCCTGACCGCCTCCGCGACCTCGGACATCCGGCTCGGCGCCGGTGCCGTACAACTCGGGCACCGCACAGCCCTGTCGACGGTCGAGGAGTTCGGCCTGATCGACGCGCTGCACCCCGGCCGTCTGGACCTGGGCCTCGGCCGCTCCGGCGGTCGCCCGCCCGCCGCTGCGGTCACCCGGCCGCTGTCCGCGACCCCGGTGGTCGACGGCCGTGCCCCCAACGGCCTCCGTGTCCCGGGCCGCTTCTCCTTCGAGCACCTGCTCGGCTCACCCCGTGTCGCGCTCCAGCGCAGACTGCTCCAGCAGCCGCATGCCGAGTCCCAGGACTACGGCGAGCAGATCGACGACATCCTGGCGCTGCTGGCGGGCACATACCGTTCGGCGGACGGCATCGAGGCTCATGCCGTCCCGGGCGAGGGCGCCGATGTCGAGCTCTGGATCCTGGGCAGCAGCGGCGGCGAGAGCGCCCGGGCCGCGGGGCGGGGCGGCCTCCGGTTCGCGGCGAACTACCACGTCAGTCCGGCCACCGTGCTGGAGGCGGTGGAGGGCTACCGTGCCGCGTTCCTGCCCTCGGACGTTCTCGACAAGCCGTACGTCAGCGTGTCCGCGGACGTGGTGGTCGCCGAGGACGACGAGACCGCCCGCGAGCTCGCCACCGGCTACGGTCCCTGGGTCCGCAGCATCCGTTCGGCCGAGGGCGCGATCGAGTTCCCCACGCCGGACGAGGCCCGCGCCCATGTCTGGTCGGACGCGGACCGGGCCTTGGTCCAGGACCGCCTCGACACCCAGTTCGTCGGCTCCCCGGGCCGGGTCGCCGACGAACTGACTCGTCTTCAGGAAGCGACGGGTGCGGATGAGCTGCTGATCACCACGATCACCCACGGGCACGCGGACCGGGTGCGGTCCTACGAACTGCTGGCCGCGGAGTGGCGCGGGAGGTGA
- a CDS encoding helix-turn-helix domain-containing protein, giving the protein METVGGLLREWRHSRRLSQLDLALAADVSPRYVSLVETGRSRPSAGMVLRLAAHLEVPLRHRNRLLVAAGFAPRYGERPLDGPDMSAVRDALVQVLRAHEPYPALVVDRRWNIVMANAPVEHFLEDVDPGLLVAPVNMVRLGLHPRGLASRIVNLTEVRSFFRARLSRQVARTGDPVVGALYDEFFAGHEPDGPVPPPESEVAIPMVFRFRGDELRLFSTITTFGTPQDITLEEISIESYYPADADSAALLRSTADTGRPRPAHRLPRSPAEPDGPGRDEVRDA; this is encoded by the coding sequence GTGGAGACGGTGGGCGGTCTGTTGCGCGAGTGGCGTCACAGCCGACGGCTGAGTCAACTCGATCTCGCGCTGGCGGCTGACGTCTCGCCCCGATACGTCAGCCTCGTCGAGACGGGCCGGTCCCGGCCGAGCGCCGGCATGGTGCTTCGCCTCGCGGCACACCTGGAGGTTCCGCTGCGGCACCGCAATCGCCTCCTGGTGGCGGCCGGGTTCGCGCCGAGGTACGGCGAGCGGCCGCTCGACGGGCCGGACATGTCGGCCGTCCGGGATGCCCTGGTCCAGGTGCTGCGCGCGCACGAGCCGTATCCGGCGCTGGTCGTGGACCGGCGTTGGAACATCGTGATGGCCAACGCGCCGGTCGAGCACTTCCTCGAAGATGTCGATCCCGGTCTGCTCGTCGCTCCGGTCAACATGGTGCGGCTCGGACTTCATCCGCGAGGGCTCGCCTCCCGGATCGTCAACCTCACCGAAGTCCGCTCGTTCTTCCGCGCCCGGTTGTCGCGTCAGGTCGCCAGAACCGGTGATCCGGTGGTCGGCGCCCTGTACGACGAGTTCTTCGCGGGGCATGAGCCCGACGGACCGGTCCCGCCGCCGGAGTCGGAGGTGGCGATTCCCATGGTCTTCCGGTTCCGGGGAGATGAGCTGAGGCTGTTCTCGACCATCACCACGTTCGGAACCCCTCAGGACATCACGCTCGAAGAGATCTCGATCGAGTCCTACTACCCGGCGGACGCCGACAGCGCCGCCCTCCTGCGAAGCACCGCGGACACCGGCCGGCCCCGCCCGGCCCACCGGCTCCCCCGGTCACCCGCTGAGCCCGATGGACCCGGGCGGGACGAAGTGAGGGACGCGTAG
- a CDS encoding nuclear transport factor 2 family protein — protein MSDDNKELVLKCLGLYAKGDLESVAPLLRDDYADHGLPFRTATKAEWIAAAGKLPLAELRIDIRRLVAEVDYVTMFSRRRLPGGGLDIAVADVFRLQDGLIAERWEVVEQIPAAAPNPVATL, from the coding sequence ATGAGCGACGACAACAAGGAACTGGTCCTGAAGTGCCTGGGGCTGTACGCCAAGGGCGACCTCGAATCCGTCGCACCGCTGCTACGCGACGACTACGCCGATCACGGGCTGCCGTTCCGGACCGCCACGAAGGCCGAATGGATCGCGGCAGCGGGGAAACTGCCCCTCGCAGAGCTCCGGATCGACATCCGCCGTCTGGTGGCGGAAGTCGACTACGTGACGATGTTCTCCCGAAGGCGGCTGCCCGGAGGCGGGCTCGACATCGCGGTGGCCGACGTCTTTCGTCTCCAGGACGGTCTGATCGCGGAACGCTGGGAGGTCGTCGAACAGATCCCGGCAGCCGCTCCGAATCCGGTGGCGACTCTGTGA
- a CDS encoding serine hydrolase: MRQPRRGTGAERTIRSMFDDAGVRGWLHVAELHRPSAQVVIDPDEQLPLGSVYKVPLMVAFCRLADAGRIDPCRRLTLEAADRVAGPTGVSVLHDPVTMSLRDLVTLMMTISDNTAAAAVLRAVGPDVVDAVCRDLGMPDTRIHGGVVSTFSRLVAETGAQSLDAALARVADNDTVVPAGVYDPAFKASSTPADMARLLRAIWTGEAASDDRCAFMRDVMRRQPWTHRLASGFPYDDVTVYGKTGTFGSLRHEAGVVELADGSTYTAVVFTQAARADSRLPRADAVIGAAARVAVEELRGNQGT; this comes from the coding sequence GTGAGACAACCGCGGCGCGGCACGGGTGCGGAGCGCACCATCCGCAGCATGTTCGACGACGCGGGCGTCCGCGGCTGGCTGCACGTGGCGGAACTGCACCGCCCGTCGGCCCAGGTGGTCATCGATCCGGACGAACAGCTGCCCCTGGGTTCGGTCTACAAGGTGCCGCTCATGGTCGCCTTCTGCCGGCTCGCGGATGCGGGGCGGATCGACCCGTGCCGACGGCTGACTCTGGAGGCCGCCGACCGGGTTGCCGGTCCGACCGGCGTCTCCGTCCTCCACGACCCCGTCACCATGTCACTGCGCGACCTGGTGACGCTGATGATGACCATCTCCGACAACACCGCGGCCGCTGCCGTCCTGCGGGCGGTCGGCCCCGACGTGGTCGACGCCGTCTGCCGCGACCTGGGTATGCCGGACACCCGCATCCACGGCGGGGTCGTCAGCACGTTCAGCCGGCTGGTCGCCGAAACGGGAGCGCAATCCCTGGACGCCGCCCTGGCACGCGTGGCGGACAACGACACCGTCGTACCGGCAGGTGTGTACGACCCGGCCTTCAAGGCGTCCAGCACACCGGCTGACATGGCACGGCTCCTGCGGGCCATCTGGACCGGCGAGGCCGCGTCGGACGACCGCTGCGCCTTCATGCGCGACGTCATGCGCAGGCAGCCGTGGACGCACCGGCTCGCCTCCGGTTTTCCCTACGACGACGTCACCGTCTACGGCAAGACCGGTACCTTCGGTTCGCTCCGACATGAAGCCGGCGTCGTCGAACTCGCGGACGGCAGCACCTACACCGCGGTGGTCTTCACCCAGGCCGCCCGGGCCGACAGCAGACTGCCGCGGGCCGACGCCGTGATCGGGGCCGCGGCCCGGGTCGCCGTGGAGGAGCTGCGGGGGAATCAGGGCACCTGA
- a CDS encoding LysR family transcriptional regulator has translation MLTERHLEIFVALAEEEHFGAAAQRVGITQPPLSQGLRRLEALVGVRLFDRERGVSITEEGALLLPHARRALAALSELRETGAREQADGRRLRLGLAPEVPAPLAAEVAAAPVRAGERARIGMVTASTATLLGDVAAGRVDIAVIRHPSVLHGLSAGRVILLPTWVLAPAGLQGSGDTMPLRLPVAVRPRAEAPAAHDLFIDTLASRGRRTETVVVSDERAGLALVAAGQAVLVTADHSLMASGVERRTATDPPLPLRLRVAWNPRRPGAKETAGTAQLLEDALARKVAP, from the coding sequence GTGCTGACCGAACGGCACCTGGAAATCTTCGTCGCCCTGGCGGAGGAGGAACACTTCGGGGCCGCCGCCCAGCGCGTGGGGATTACCCAGCCGCCCCTGTCGCAGGGCCTGCGCAGGCTGGAGGCCCTGGTCGGCGTTCGCCTGTTCGACCGTGAGCGAGGAGTGTCCATCACCGAGGAAGGAGCTCTGCTGCTTCCTCACGCACGCCGCGCCCTGGCCGCGCTCTCGGAGCTCCGCGAGACCGGTGCTCGCGAGCAGGCCGACGGACGCCGGCTGCGGCTCGGGCTGGCCCCGGAGGTACCGGCGCCCCTCGCCGCCGAGGTGGCGGCCGCGCCGGTCCGGGCCGGTGAGCGGGCTCGGATCGGCATGGTCACGGCGTCAACCGCCACCTTGCTCGGTGACGTCGCGGCCGGACGGGTCGACATCGCCGTGATCCGGCATCCCTCCGTGCTGCACGGCCTCTCCGCAGGCCGGGTGATCCTGCTGCCGACCTGGGTCCTCGCCCCCGCCGGCCTCCAGGGGAGCGGTGACACGATGCCGTTGCGTCTGCCCGTCGCGGTACGCCCGCGCGCGGAAGCACCCGCGGCCCATGACCTGTTCATCGATACCCTGGCCAGCCGCGGCCGCCGCACGGAGACCGTGGTCGTCTCCGATGAGCGCGCCGGTCTCGCCCTGGTGGCGGCAGGTCAGGCCGTGCTCGTCACGGCGGACCACTCTCTGATGGCCTCCGGCGTCGAACGCCGGACGGCAACGGACCCGCCGCTTCCGCTGCGGTTGCGGGTGGCCTGGAATCCACGGCGTCCGGGAGCGAAGGAGACTGCCGGGACGGCGCAGCTGCTTGAGGACGCCCTGGCCCGGAAGGTGGCACCGTGA
- a CDS encoding penicillin-binding transpeptidase domain-containing protein: MTRADSRNSHTRYGRWRGDRRLLGILVALVLLAGGGYAAFGLRGGASKEPDPQVTAAQKPLTAFLAAWAAHDARKAAGYTDTPDNAASLLTSVLTNLKPSATTIAPGDGRQKDDGEVHFPFSVAMTVPGAGDVTWSSRAKVLRTSGVWKVEFASPMIHPELRPGQTLALKSGGGRAKVLDKNGDPLRADSLVGTVDPVSGKGASGLEARYDEMLSGGGRAAKSLVVADRQSGRALKSLTATPPAEGRPVRTTIDPRIQKAAADAVTGVDDNAAVVAIDPRDGHILAAVNRPGGLNRALEGRYPPGSTFKVVTTAALLKGGTRPSDAAACPKFARVNGQRFENQGQFELPAGSTFTDVFAQSCNTYFVNARSRLSGTDLRDTARAFGIGGSWDVGTTTYDGSVPATTSDNDKAAATIGQARVQTSPLVMASIAATVKNGAFKQPLLVPDAVKKKFTAPTALDAEVARQLQELMRATVTSGSAHALKDLPGRPHAKTGTAEFGTATPPSTHAWMIGYQGDSDLAWAVLLEDGGSGGADAGPVAARFLGNLAR, encoded by the coding sequence ATGACGCGAGCAGACAGCCGCAACAGTCACACGCGGTACGGGCGGTGGCGCGGCGACCGGCGGCTGCTCGGCATCCTCGTGGCCCTTGTTCTGCTCGCGGGAGGCGGGTATGCCGCCTTCGGCCTCCGGGGCGGTGCTTCGAAGGAACCGGATCCGCAAGTGACAGCCGCCCAGAAGCCGCTCACGGCATTCCTTGCCGCGTGGGCCGCGCACGATGCCCGGAAGGCGGCCGGCTACACCGACACCCCCGACAACGCCGCCTCGCTCCTCACCTCGGTGCTGACCAACCTCAAGCCCTCCGCAACCACCATCGCCCCCGGCGACGGCAGGCAGAAGGACGACGGCGAGGTGCACTTCCCCTTCTCCGTGGCCATGACGGTTCCGGGGGCGGGGGACGTCACCTGGAGTTCCCGGGCCAAGGTGCTCCGTACGTCGGGGGTGTGGAAGGTCGAGTTCGCCTCGCCGATGATCCATCCGGAGCTGAGACCGGGGCAGACTCTGGCGCTCAAGAGTGGCGGCGGCCGGGCGAAGGTCCTCGACAAGAACGGCGACCCGCTCCGCGCCGACTCCCTCGTCGGCACCGTCGACCCGGTCAGCGGCAAGGGCGCATCCGGTCTTGAGGCCCGCTACGACGAAATGCTCTCCGGGGGCGGTAGGGCGGCCAAGTCCCTGGTGGTCGCGGACCGGCAGAGCGGGCGCGCTCTCAAGAGCCTCACCGCGACCCCGCCGGCCGAGGGCCGCCCGGTGCGCACGACCATCGACCCCCGCATCCAGAAGGCGGCAGCCGACGCCGTGACCGGGGTCGACGACAACGCGGCCGTCGTCGCGATCGACCCGCGCGACGGCCACATACTCGCCGCCGTCAACCGGCCCGGCGGCCTCAACCGCGCACTCGAAGGACGTTACCCGCCCGGTTCCACCTTCAAGGTCGTCACCACGGCGGCTCTCCTGAAGGGCGGCACCCGGCCCTCGGACGCCGCGGCGTGCCCCAAGTTCGCACGCGTCAACGGCCAGCGCTTCGAGAACCAGGGCCAGTTCGAACTTCCGGCGGGCTCGACCTTCACCGATGTCTTCGCCCAGTCCTGCAACACCTACTTCGTCAACGCCCGCAGCCGGCTCTCCGGCACCGACCTGCGCGACACGGCCCGGGCGTTCGGGATCGGGGGCAGCTGGGACGTGGGAACGACCACCTACGACGGCAGTGTCCCCGCCACGACGAGCGACAACGACAAGGCCGCCGCGACCATCGGGCAAGCACGCGTTCAGACATCACCGTTGGTGATGGCGTCCATCGCGGCCACCGTCAAGAACGGAGCATTCAAACAGCCGCTGCTGGTGCCGGACGCGGTGAAGAAGAAGTTCACTGCCCCGACGGCGCTGGACGCCGAGGTCGCCCGTCAGCTCCAGGAGCTGATGCGCGCCACCGTGACCTCGGGTTCCGCCCACGCGTTGAAGGATCTGCCCGGCCGGCCGCACGCGAAGACCGGAACAGCGGAATTCGGCACCGCCACGCCGCCGAGCACGCACGCCTGGATGATCGGCTACCAGGGCGACTCCGACCTCGCCTGGGCGGTGCTCCTGGAGGACGGGGGCTCCGGCGGAGCCGACGCCGGACCGGTCGCAGCGCGGTTCCTGGGCAATCTGGCCCGCTGA